TTTCCTGTTCGATTGCAGGATTTTGTGGCCCAATGATATCTTTGGAAGTAGCTCTGACGATGAAGTCCAGACACTACTGAACATTTACTTCCGGCACCAAACCTTGGGTCAGACGGGCACCTATGCACTGGTGGGCTCCAACCAGAGCCTGACTGAAATCTGTACCAAATTAATGGAACTGAACATAGAGATCCGCGACATGATTCGCAGAGCTCAGAGCTACCGGGTCATCAATACTTTTCTTCCAGACTCCAGCATTTCCGGCACAAGTCTCTGACAGGACTCTTGTGTCCTCGTTCAAGCTGGGAGTGCTGCCCTGTTGGAGTGAGGTGGCTCAATGTCTTCTCAGCCTTACAAAGGTTTGGTCAAACTGTACTCGCTCTTGTTACATTTAGGATTTCTTCTAAAAAGATATGGGCTGAACTTCAAATGTGTAGCAATACTGTAAGGACAAAGGTAGCGTAGAGCATCTGGGACAACATCCTTTGTTCTCTGTTGCACAAAAATCAGTTAGCATTTCACTGAGCAACTGCAACTCACTACTGAAGAAGTGACTTCCATTGCATACCAAAGCCTACTACACTGAACAATACTTCCTTTATAGCAAATTAATTTTAGGTTGGCAAAAGTGCAATGTTTCCTtcacaaaataatattttttttgttaaaaaaaaacaacttgtacatttatttccttttttctcttacttGGTTGAGTGAAAGATGGGCAGAATGAAGCTGGCCACAGATTCTCGCAAACTTGTTGGTCAAAAGCTGAGAGCCTGTGTATATGAAACAAATTGTAAATGGACTACGGTTTAATGTACACTGTAATTTGAATATGATTACTGTATCTCAAAACAACGAGCTGCTATGAAGTACATTTCCTAATGTTACTAGGCTACTGTCTCCGAAGGTACTGGATCATATTGCAGAGGTCTGTTCTTAGGCCCCCCAAGCATCGTAAATGGTCTTGgtagactttcttttttcttttttttaaaggacctTGGCTGCTTTTTACTAGAGGGTTGCTTTTATGAATATATTTATACTATTAAAGGATGGTTGATCTAATTTAACTTGCCATTTTGTAGGAGAAAGTCCCATCACAGAGTCAAATCTTTTGAACTGTTATGcatgcatatttttatttaatacaaattttgagtataaaaagtaaaaatattaacGTGAGATGCAAGTTCTCATATTAAGTTTCTTTAAAGAGATGTCTTATTTTATTTGTAATGTATATATCTAAAAGTCATAcctgtatgggtttttttcttacatttaactGCTGTCCAGTGTTAAATGTATGCATGTAAATCTGTTGCACATCTGAGACACTTTTATTCTGACAACTATATAACTTATTCACTCTGTAAATACACTTACTGTTTTTGTGAAGTAACTTTGGTTGATACTTGGATCAGTACATCCATTTAACTAAATATAAAAGTCATATATAATCACAACAGATTGTGTTCTTGTCTGAATCTATGTTGTTGTGGATGGTATCCATGATCAGCAGCCCTCAAAAGACaccttttttcatcttttatggtgaaacactgaaagaaactgGTGAGAAATGTAAGGACTTTTTTGTCAGTCTGTAGTTACAACTCAACTAGGAAGAGCATGTTGACTAAAGCAGttctgtaactgaaaaaaaaaatcaaaaactaAGGTGAAagtttgtttttgttaaaaCATCAAGAACGGCCCTATTTGTCCCTGCATTGGgttttggtgaggtttttttcctcacgctaaaggcaaaataaaagctGTCCAGCCTGCCATATCAGCCTCGactcaagaaaaaaagtaaagccCTCTTCACTCATTTTTCGTTTTTAAAATGCTTGCACAATTTTATGTGGATCTTGAAAAGTATTTGCATCGATGCATAAATGGGATGGAATCAACTTCTTTTACAGGTTTTCTGATTTTGCAATCcgcagagctctgcagcacagtTGCAGGTGCAGGACAAAATAGACACAAGGCAAATCACACGGCTggttttcaaagtaaaataatgCACGATGCTTAGAGAAGTCTTCACATTTCAGTGGTGTGTTTCACTTTTGAACTACAGAGTTGTGGTTGAGATGGTCTGTAAAAATGTTTAGGGGCTGGTGAAAGCTGAGATCTGCTCTGTCACTTCGCAAAATCATGGATATTTTACAGGTCGGAGGAGAATTGATGTTAGAGTGGACCTGAGGAGGTAATCTAGTCCAGTCTCCACTTCGAAGCAGTATCAGCCATGAGATCAGATCAGGTTATTCAGGCCTTTatccagctgggtcttgaaaaTGTTCAAGGGTGGAGAGtacacagcctctctggactATTGTACTTGACTGTTCTCATAGtggaaaagcttttccttttactCAGTCTGAATCttatcttgttttattttatatgtgTTGTCTCAGCTTACTACATGTGCCACACTGAAGGGCCCACCTCCATTTTTATTCAACACCCATAGCACAACAGGTTATTGTCAGACTAAGTCCAGTTCTTTCAATGTCTCCTCACAGAGCAAGTGCTCCAGCCCTGTGGCTAGCTTGGTGGCCTCCACAGAATTTACAGTTGATCAACCTTTTTTTCATATAGAGTCCCTTGTCTGTGTCACTGTGAAGGGTTTTCCCCAACCAGGGGTCAGAATTTCCGCTTATCCCAGCTGAGTATCGTAAGCCTCTTATTAGCTCATCCTCACAGTCAAGTGAGATCTCTCCAAATGGCAGTAGGGCCCTCAGCTGTACTGATTGTttctctcagtttggtgtcatatAGGAATTTGACAAGTAtgctctgctgcctcttccAGGTCTCTGGTAAAGGTGTTGAGGCCAGGTCCCAGGACAGACCACCTGCTGTACACCACTtgcccctgtgctgcaggtgaAGTACAATCTATTAATCAGTACCTTGAGCAGTTCTATTAAATTGATTTTCAATCAACTATGAAGACCTCAAAGTTCCTTCCACTCTAAAGTATTCTGTAATTATTTACTAATACTACAAAACCCGTGATGTAACCATTTAGCTTTCTTCATATAATTTCTAAACTTCAGCCTGAGCAGAAATCAATTTATTCCAAAAAAAGCCTCACTGAACTCCTAGAACAGCATGGAGTAACATCCCCCTGTGCTTCTACAACACTGGTACTGTAATTCAGGGACCCCTGACTGCATTTTGTCTCCATAAAAGCACATTCAGTTCCTCCCTTGAATTATATTTAAGCCACCTACCCTTTTCATAGCTGGAAAGCTTCTGAAGCACCAGCATGTACTAGAATCAGACACAGAGATAGAACTTGCTGTGTCTCTAAGACACCTGAAGTCTAGAGAATTTGTTACACTCCCCAGCTGAAAAtgctcttttcctctcctcactTAGAAGGCATGAAGCACACTTCTTTCCTTCATATCTTACATGACACAGGCTTCTGCCTTATAGTCTTTGATTATCCAACTACTATGCTTTTAATGTATTTGACAGGTAAGGGGAAGAAACAGTTGGAGATGCATTTACCCCAGACTTTACTCTCCAGAACATTTCCATACTTGTTCACTTTGGGTTAATGGAGGAAAAACTTGCTATCCCCCTTTTACTATTCCCTAAAGGCAGACTAGAAACAAGAACCTGTTTTCTTTAGGAACACAAACAGGTTCCCTCTCTTTCCAGATACTCTTCTTTCACCTCTGCAAGATGAAACTAAGGGGTAACAAACTAGCATAAACTTTTATTGAACTTTATTCATGGCATATGTACGATAAagttattttataaataatacAAAAGTCTTTGTCCATTATCCAATGCCAGGTCAAAAGCCTAAAgtcaaaacactgaaagagaCTGATAAAgtgcaaaacaaagcagaagaggGCACATGGATCAGACAATGTATTTGAAGCTGTAAGTGTTATCGCAGGACAGCCTCTTTCCTTTGCAGCGGCCACAGAGTTCTTGACGATGAGGTCGTTTGAGATCAATGTGTCGTTTCTTCTGAGGGCAGGAACAACGAGTCTTTGAACAGATCTTTAAAAGGGACATTTCGTTAGTAGTAAATCAAAGATGCTCACTTTGTGTTACCAGATTAACATTTAGTTCTCCttaatcacagaaacacatttgGGCTGATGCACTGAAAAGAATTcctgtagaatcatagaatcacttcagctggaagagacctgaaagatcaagtccaacctttGTAGTAGTAAAACACCCTGTGGAGGTAAGCTATAAAAGCCTTCTCACCTAGAAACACAAACCTCTACCATACATGTAGCTAAGCATAACACTGTATGAACAGTAAACAGTTCATGTAAGCCATCTGCAGTAGGAGTCTTCTCCCATAACACTCTTCTCAAGTAACTTTCCCTTGTACTTCGATGAAagcaaggtctcttccagataaAGTCAGTATAAAATTTCAGCAACTGTAAACTATTAGAGTATGACAAATTCTAGCAGTCTCACCAGGATGCAGATATCCATAACTTACCTGGCACTGGATTGCTTCCACTCGATAGGGATTGAAGCCCTTCTGGCATTTCCGACACAGCTGCTTGAAGtatacctgaaaaaaaaaacccaacaaacaagtTCTTAGTTATTATAGAGACTTAGTGTTCAGTACAGGTACATCCTCTTTGTCAGATATTTGGTACTTAAAAGTCTTGGGAGCAAGAAGTTACTCAACTACCTTGTTAGTTCCAGAAATACACCACACATAAGCACTCTCCCATCTGGTCTTGCAGTCCTTACAGTGGAAATAGCCATACTTCTGCTCCAAAAACTGCAGGGAGAAAGttcactgagcagcagcacaagtacactcagcccagctccctcactGCACCGCCTCTTTTCACAGGCAGGAGGCTCCACTGCCGCGAGGAAGACCACCAGCCCGGGGCCAGGGGCTGTGAGAGAGGAGCCAGAGCAGGGACCACTGTGCCTTTTGCGGCTCAAGAGCAGCTCTCTCACCAGCCTCCTTCGTGGTTCAGCCCGCACCCGTCTTGCCCGGAGCGGCCGCACCGGGAGCCGGCCTCTGCCCAGCCCGGCGCCCCAGCCTGCACACCTGGAAGGCGTTTCGACGTCTGGGGTCCCCGGCCTCCTCACTCTCTGGGGCGGCCCAAGTCTGGCCCTCCAGCAGCTCGCTGCCACCATCCTCCGCCTGCTGTTCCTCGGGCGTCGTTTGGGAcactttctctttctcctgggGTCCAGTGGCCTCGGGCAGCGTGAAGAGGCGCCGGTCGGGCACGGGCGAGTAGAGAGCCAGGTGCCCGGGGCCGCGGAAGGCGGCAGGGCTGAGAGGGTGTCCGACGGGCAGCGTACGCGGCCCCAGCGAGCACTGCACGGCCGCCTCTGCCCGCAGGCTCACCTGCACGCCCACGTCCCTGGTGCTGGCCCAGCGCAGCCGCGGGGCCAGCGCCGGGCTCACCTGGGACAGCAGCGCCTGCAGCTGCGCCCGGCGGTACCGGTCCAGGTAGTCGGAGGGCATGGGGCTGAACGGCCCCCCGAGGAGGGGGCTGATGCCACTGCTCTTGCCCTGCTTCCAGCTGGGCTGCTTTACCGCGGAATCCGCGCTGCGGCTGGGCGTGAGGTTGCCTCTGAAGCTCTGGTACGTGCTGAAGGGGTGATAGACAAAACCCTCCATGATCATGGCTACCCAAACTTCAGCTCTCACTTCCTTGCCCAGCTTTTATCCtgtctggagagctgctgctaaTTGATGCTAATTGATGGGGAAATTGGCCCTCAGCCCGCGGGAGTgggtgggggggagaggggTGCAGCTGATTGACTGCTGACAGAGCATTTTCCTGGTGGCACAGACAAAACAAGGATGGGTATGTGTGCAAGCACGCGGTGTGGGGAGTCCGGACACGGCAGCAATGAGGCTCTTGTTCCAGCCATCAGGTAGagcttttcccttcctcattTCACCGGGGTCTCTGTGGCCAGCGCAGAGCCAGCCAACTTGCAGCTGCATGCATGCAGACTCACTCTGCACACAGAGGCCTTCCTCTTGCAGCTTCAGCTAGGAGATGCAGCCACAGGGTTAGAATCTGCAGTAGCAAATCCAGGGCTCAGTAAAATCTCGGGGGTTAAAACCCCCGAGATAAAGATTTTGACAGAGCTATGTGAGCAAGGCTCCATAGATATAATTCAGCCATAGCTGGGACAACCATGGTTTTCATAGTGAGGGAAAGGAAGGCTACCTGCTCACAACTCCTGTTTATGgttttaaaagaaggaaaaggggggttgGGAAACTAACAAAGCCCAGATAAACTGGGTACCTCACACACTACAGAGTGAAGAATGCAGGCAATTACATCTCTGAAAAGACGTCTTTAACCCTGCcctctgcaggggagttggaactCGAGGATaacaaggtcctttccaatgaaatcattctgtgattctgtggtctGAGCACCTTCATTGCACGGTTACTTGGGGATTGTCTACACACAGCTTTTCTATCAACTAGTTTGGTTTAGGAAAAGATGGAATATACTTCAGTTTGTACAAAGCCGAAAAAGTGGCTTAATACCTGTATAGTGAAATAAAGTTTAGCAATACAAGCACATATTAGACTAATGGTTCTTCTTCTATAATTGCATCACTTTGGTTTAATTCTAAGGTAATATAGTTAAAAACATATAATTAAATCATCCAAAGTGTGCATGTGAATCTTTAGAGACTGTGGAATCTCCAAATCCCTGGACCTGCTGTGGTGAGAAATAATATCTTTGCATGACTTTTCACCACCTTTATAAAAGTGTTGCATTATAAAATTAAGTGAGCCAACAAAATAGATACTAGAGAAGAGCTGGTAGGAATGTctttaaactttcacagcataTTTGAGAAAGATCCGTTCAAGTGCCTGAAATAAGTCAgtaaaaaacaacattttaatgTAACAAAAAGAGGTTAAGATTCAGGAAACACACATACATCATAGTTAAAAGCAAGATGTCTCAAGCCTCTATATCATGCTTGGGTTTTCAAAGCACCATCTGTATCAGCCTAAAGCAGACAAGGTATTGAGATGACACAACTGCAGCGTGGCTGCAAAAAGAGTAAGTTGTTACAGTATGTTGGGAGGAGGGTGGACATTGAATGGGAAACTCAAAACAATGGTATGGTTTCCTCTAAAATGCTTTGGGAAGAACCAGTTACTGCAGCTTTCCAGAGCACTGCAGGATTAGAAGTGAAAGAAGCTTGTTGGAAGGAGGCAGTACATAGAAATACAATTGTATGAAGAGACACTGAAGGAGGTGACAGATGAATATGTAGGTGGTATGATAAAACTGTGTAAAATGACTGGTATGGaaaggtaggaaaaaaagactCCATTGTAACACAAGAGCAGATGAGAGATGGCTAACTCAAAATTGGTCATCATTAGAATTTTCCATGCAACTCGAAGTTATTTTATGGACTTAATGCTGAGGCTAGAGATTTATCAAAAAAGTGAAGAGACATGTACGTGGAAGGTAAGAATAATTCTCTTTATTATAACAACTGTAAAACTTCACGTGCCAAGACCTAACCTAACTAAAAGCTGAGGCTGAGACCTCCACAGGCGGTGACTCTCCGTCACACTACTGCTGCTCACTGTAAGACTTCTGGAGCCTTTTTCTGAGACATAGGCGTTAGCTGCTATTGTGAACAGCAAGGTGGAATATGTCAGCTTTGGGTGAGATACTTTGTCATGTATATGGGGACGTGTGGATACAGGCAACTGGCTGTCATTTGGCCCAGGACGCTCCCTCTTTGCATTGTGAGAAATCAGCCGGGCAGGGAGAGATTTTACAGAAGCCACGGTCCTTGCTCCGCTGGCGGCCGTCCCGCCCCTCATCTCTCCGTCCCCCTCGCCCTGCCTCCCGTGTCCCCGCCCAGCGGAAGGACGGGAGGGAGGGCGGAGCGCGGGgccgcgcggcggcggctgccgggGGCGGTGCTGGCGGTGCGCAGGCGCCGGGCGCGTTGGCGCGAAGCTTTGAGCCTGGCGGCGGTGGCCCTGGGCACGGGGCCGCTCTCCttcccccgccccgccccgccccgctccgctcgCGCGCTGCCGTCTGTGCGGGGGAGGCCCGCCCGCCTCACGCGTGAGGCGATGCTGCGGCCGCCGCAGCGCCCCAGGGGCCGGCGGGAGGTAAACGCCCGGCCTGCGGCCCTGCCCCGGGGAACGTCCCTGCTTTGCTGCCCTCAGGGGTTAATAAATCCTCCGGGGAGGCCCCGTCCGCGCAGCCTGCGCGGGACTTTGCGGTTACCGGcctgctgggggtgggggcaGTGGTTTGGGCTCGTCTTCTGAGGCCCCTCGGCCCTGTGGGGTGACGCGGTAGCGGCTCCTCAGGCCGGTACGTGGGTGGTTGTCCGGCAGGAGCTTTCCCCAGCGGGAAGCAGTGTGGGTTAGTCGCATCGCGTTTTGTAGTGTACTTATGAGGCGACTTAAACTTTCTTGACTCTGTTAGGGAAACCTTTACCCTTTTGTTAAATGTCTGTCTTTCCCCACGTTTCGGTACGGCAGCGTGTATGAAGTGACCATCATGTGGTAAAGTGTTAAACAGGAAAGTTTCTGTGGCCATTTTGCTTACACCTGCTTCTTAATGGAGTTATGGAATTGACAATGTCTGCTCCGCTTGAAAGAAACTTAAAATGAAGTTATTGGCACGAAAAGTTGTAATGACTCTAAGAGTTCATATTTAATAGTATATCTTCTATCTTAACATCTAGTAATGAGTGTaggtttttattaaaaatacctCAAAAATGTTCTGCCTATTCCATCTTGATTTTTCTCCTGCGTGTTTTTATTGGCTCAGATGTAATTCTCTATGCTGCTCTTGGCTGTTGTTTTCATACCACGTTcattgtttcagtgtttgagcaCATGCATCACAAGCATAAAGTTAAACAGGCTGGGCAGTGACAGCCCTACCAAGAAATGCATGAAAGCAGGCTTAAGACTTACAGCCCCCGGCATTAGAGTAGCACTGTATGAAAATGCATTCTTATTTCTTCTCAGGTTTTTCAACAAGTGTTCCAGTAATGTTATGGGTAAGAAAATGGCCTGCAAACCTGTGGAAAGACCAACTTTCTTTGAACTATTTAAGGCACATTGCAGTGAATCAGGTACAGCTTCTCTGCCGTAAATAATTTTGATTAGAGTTGCTTTCTGGACatcaatattttatatatatctgCTGTGTGTTCCGTAGAAGAGCATTATGCAACTTGTTTGCTATTCTTCTTGCCTCAAATCTGTATTTCctaatttcttctgtttttactgtttctttaagTTTGTATCTGTAGCTTTTTTCATTATATGTGTGCAGTTCCTTTTTTTGTACTTGTTTTTTCAGTTGTGGCCTCCTTATGCACCCACATGCAGGCCAGGTTTAGTCTTTTGCTGAGCGCACCTGTAGCAGTATGACGTAATGTTAAAAGGAACCCATTTAACTTGCCACTCATTTACAGAGTAAAATAAGAGATAAACTAAAAGCCAGaactatgattttatttttaaagaaactggatATTCTCAAACTGGTCTGACAACTTGGGCAGGCATTCTTCTGTATTTTGTGTGTACCAGCGTTCAAAGGTGTCAAGAAGCAAAAGGAACATTAGTATGACAAGGGAAGGAACAATGTGTTTTTCTGCTAGTGTTTAAATGACTAATGTACTTTCTCATCCTGCGTGGACaatcctgtttttttcctgtggttttacttatgtttttcttcataGACTTAGGGCCTATCAGTCTCAACTGGTTTGAAGAACTCAGTGCAGAAGCACCCCCATATGAGCCTAAGTGGTTAGGAGAACATGGTGGTCCCTGTGGCTGGCTTGATCAAACAACTTTTAAAACTCCAAGGTCAAAAGCTCCTACATACAGTCAGCTGGCATCAACTCCGctgatttttaaagaacaaaatgtaACATTGCCACTTTATTCTTCTCCTGGAAAAgaactggaacagaaaaaaataggagCAAGTgagtaatttttatttgtttctttttgaagtGGTACTTAAAGGCTGCCTGTGCCCTCCAGAAGCaagagatttcttctttttcttaggTTATGTTGTTGTAGCTAATGATTATTAGTGTAATAGATAATGCTACTGCAGAAACGTTACGACTAAAAAACCTTGTCTTGGTAGGCTTCTGAAGACCATCTATAAAAATGCAGGACTGATCTTACTAATAAATTCAACCTTTCAATTATCTGATGTATACATATATGCAGAGTTCTCTGGAGAAAAGATGTTGCAGTGGTCCAAATACTCTAAATGCTGTTAATGAGATATGAGCTTATCAGTGTAACCTGTTGACTGAGAACCAGGGTGAATTTTCTTTGGTAGTCTGATTTTTGATTTATATAAAGTCTCTGAAATTCTTTTCAAGAGAATGAAGGGTGCTTATCATGCTGAAGTATGAAGCAATCTCTGGGGCACTTTCATAGAAAGATTTAGAAGCACTAAGCTCTTTGAGTTACTAAAACTGTAAGTCATGGAAAGAAGTAACACATTTCAATTTGGAAACAAGGACGTTTACTGCCGAACTTCTCGACTTATTCTCAGCTGAGAACACGTTTCTTCTAAATTTAACCATTTGAACTTTTACAATGTTAAGTCCTTAGTGAACTCTTGACAGCATTAAATGAATTGCAAACAAAGGAACCTTATGAATTCTGTTTCAAAATGATTACTTTTGCTCTGTGTGCATGCAGATGTGTGTATACACTCCCTAAGGAAGGCAAGACGACTGTTACCAAAGTTTGTGTGGCTAGCCTGAGATCTTCTcctagtttggttttttttgttgttgttagagCCATCTGGTCGATGTACTTAGGTTTCATTCCTGCTAAAACACACACGTGGATGGATTTCACCTTGATATGGTACTGAGATGCAACCATGCTATGCATATGGGGACATCAAGGTATccagagaagggcaacaaagctcttgaagggtctggagcacaagtctgacgagaggcagctgagggaactggggttgtttagtctgtaGAAGAGAAAACTCAGACCTTGTTGCTCTCTGTAACTACCTAAAAGGAGGCTGTAGCTAGGTGgatgttggtctcttctccctggTAACAAGTGTTAGGataagaaatggcctcaagttgtgccaggagagttttagattggatattaggaaaaaattctttaccaAAATGTTTGTCAAgccttggaacaggctgcccggggatgTGGTAGAGTCATTATCCCTGGAGGCTATTCacaagacatgtagatgtggtgcttagggacatggtttagtgttggACGTGGAAGTGCTAGGTTAATGGCTAGACTTAAAAATCGGttggtcttttccagcctaagtgattctgtgattctgcatgGACTCGGAAGCAGAGAGAAATGCAGATATCTA
Above is a window of Colius striatus isolate bColStr4 chromosome 1, bColStr4.1.hap1, whole genome shotgun sequence DNA encoding:
- the ZAR1L gene encoding protein ZAR1-like → MEGFVYHPFSTYQSFRGNLTPSRSADSAVKQPSWKQGKSSGISPLLGGPFSPMPSDYLDRYRRAQLQALLSQVSPALAPRLRWASTRDVGVQVSLRAEAAVQCSLGPRTLPVGHPLSPAAFRGPGHLALYSPVPDRRLFTLPEATGPQEKEKVSQTTPEEQQAEDGGSELLEGQTWAAPESEEAGDPRRRNAFQFLEQKYGYFHCKDCKTRWESAYVWCISGTNKVYFKQLCRKCQKGFNPYRVEAIQCQICSKTRCSCPQKKRHIDLKRPHRQELCGRCKGKRLSCDNTYSFKYIV